The following are encoded in a window of Psychrobacter sp. P11F6 genomic DNA:
- the fdx gene encoding ISC system 2Fe-2S type ferredoxin: MPKITVLPHHEICPEGAEVELEAGSNLCKALLEKGIKIEHACEMSKACTTCHVVVRKGFNSLDEMDDIEADLLDRAWGLEPDSRLSCQVMLDDEDLTIEIPKYTLNHAKENH, from the coding sequence ATGCCAAAAATTACCGTACTACCGCATCATGAAATTTGCCCTGAAGGCGCCGAAGTCGAGCTAGAAGCTGGCAGCAACTTATGTAAAGCGCTATTGGAAAAAGGCATTAAAATTGAACATGCATGTGAGATGTCAAAAGCCTGTACCACATGCCATGTGGTCGTCCGTAAAGGTTTTAATAGTTTAGATGAAATGGATGATATTGAAGCCGATTTATTAGATCGTGCTTGGGGATTAGAGCCTGACTCACGCCTATCTTGTCAGGTCATGCTCGATGATGAAGATTTAACCATCGAGATTCCTAAATATACGCTCAACCATGCAAAAGAAAACCACTAA
- the hscA gene encoding Fe-S protein assembly chaperone HscA, with protein MSLLQIAEPNQSAQPHQHRFGLGIDLGTTRSLVAVVRSGKAQVLEASAATDTLLPSVVYYPSIGKPLVGSDALAHLADDPKNTIVSAKRFMGRSQADIKFSHPYELSGSKDDMPAFVTAQGKVSPVEVSARILAALEQRAASALPADSIEGAVITVPAYFDEAQRQATKDAAQAAGINVLRLLNEPTAAAVAYGLDQSTQNSDKESYYLIYDLGGGTFDVSILKLTDGVFEVLATGGNSALGGDDIDRLMTNWLIKQLAIDPKDVSRHDKSILAQQAKAYKQALTDAEQVNIDITVNEQSYQGVLRRTDLLAIAEPVSRRTLSVCEQVLRDAKLSSADLDEVILVGGSTRMPAIQQVVTEFFAKQPLCRLNPDEVVALGAAQTAHQLVNGDSNNNLLLLDVTPLSLGLETMGGLVEVLIPRNTPIPVKKRQVFTTYQDGQTGMVIHVVQGERETVDNCRSLGRFELYGIPPMKAGFARIEVTFSIDANGQLTVSAQETTTKTESKIEIVPSYGLSDEQKEQLLVAGFKHAEEDKNTRSLIETKVEAEREVLALQSALKEFAALLSSEEQHSLAEQIQGLQTTLTTDDLALIEAQQAKLKPHSDAFAARIMNQSVKASMAGTNAQDW; from the coding sequence ATGTCTTTATTGCAAATTGCCGAACCCAATCAAAGCGCCCAACCCCACCAGCATCGTTTTGGCCTAGGAATTGATCTTGGTACTACGCGCTCATTGGTCGCGGTAGTACGCTCAGGCAAGGCGCAAGTCTTAGAGGCAAGCGCAGCTACCGACACCTTATTACCTTCTGTGGTCTATTATCCAAGCATAGGTAAGCCGTTGGTTGGCTCTGATGCATTAGCTCACTTAGCGGATGATCCAAAAAATACGATCGTCTCGGCTAAGCGTTTTATGGGTCGTAGTCAAGCTGATATCAAATTCTCTCATCCTTATGAGTTGAGCGGCAGCAAAGATGACATGCCAGCATTTGTGACGGCTCAGGGTAAAGTATCGCCTGTTGAAGTATCAGCACGTATTTTAGCAGCGCTTGAGCAACGGGCAGCGAGCGCATTGCCTGCAGACAGTATTGAGGGTGCGGTCATTACTGTCCCTGCTTATTTTGATGAAGCACAGCGGCAAGCGACCAAAGATGCAGCCCAAGCGGCTGGTATCAATGTGTTACGCCTGCTAAATGAGCCTACTGCTGCTGCCGTCGCCTATGGTCTCGACCAGTCAACGCAAAACAGCGATAAAGAAAGTTATTATTTAATTTACGATCTGGGTGGCGGTACTTTTGACGTTTCTATCTTAAAACTGACTGATGGCGTCTTTGAAGTATTGGCAACTGGCGGTAATAGTGCATTAGGTGGTGACGACATCGATCGTCTAATGACCAATTGGCTTATCAAACAATTAGCTATCGATCCTAAAGATGTGAGTCGTCATGATAAGTCGATACTTGCACAGCAAGCCAAAGCTTATAAGCAAGCACTGACTGATGCTGAGCAAGTCAATATTGACATCACTGTGAATGAGCAATCTTACCAAGGTGTGCTTCGCCGTACAGATTTACTGGCTATTGCAGAGCCAGTTAGCCGCCGTACATTGAGCGTATGCGAACAAGTACTGCGTGATGCCAAGCTTTCGAGTGCTGATCTAGACGAAGTGATTTTGGTCGGTGGCTCTACTCGTATGCCTGCTATACAACAAGTCGTGACAGAGTTTTTTGCCAAGCAACCACTTTGTCGTCTAAATCCAGATGAAGTCGTGGCTTTGGGTGCTGCCCAAACGGCGCATCAATTGGTCAATGGCGATAGTAATAACAACCTACTATTGTTAGACGTAACGCCGCTATCGCTTGGTCTTGAGACCATGGGCGGCTTAGTTGAAGTGCTGATTCCACGTAATACGCCTATCCCTGTCAAAAAACGCCAAGTGTTTACCACCTATCAAGATGGTCAAACAGGCATGGTGATTCATGTGGTACAGGGCGAGCGCGAGACAGTAGATAACTGCCGTTCATTGGGTCGTTTTGAGCTATATGGTATCCCGCCGATGAAAGCTGGATTTGCTCGTATTGAAGTCACCTTTAGTATTGATGCGAATGGACAGCTAACCGTCAGCGCACAGGAAACCACAACCAAGACAGAAAGTAAGATTGAGATTGTGCCTTCTTATGGGTTATCAGATGAGCAAAAAGAGCAGTTGCTCGTTGCAGGATTCAAGCATGCAGAAGAAGATAAAAATACACGTTCTTTAATCGAGACCAAAGTAGAAGCGGAGCGTGAAGTATTAGCGCTACAATCTGCCCTTAAAGAATTTGCAGCTTTATTGTCTTCTGAGGAGCAGCACTCATTGGCTGAGCAGATACAAGGGTTGCAAACAACGCTCACTACTGATGATTTGGCACTTATCGAGGCACAGCAAGCAAAGCTCAAGCCTCATAGTGATGCTTTTGCTGCCCGTATTATGAATCAAAGCGTCAAAGCCAGCATGGCAGGCACGAATGCCCAAGATTGGTAG